A genomic window from Nocardioides rotundus includes:
- a CDS encoding M23 family metallopeptidase, which yields MKKAVLVLVALMLLGPMLGLLGIGVLMNPAANAACTINGGGISVGNVPDELTVTTQDGTTFTLNRQQLTHAATIIEVGSGIEGVGRDGIQIALMAALTESTLRMLANTGAYPESGTYPNDGNGSDHDSLGLFQMRPATGWGTVAELMDSTYQARAFFGGPTGPNHPSPRGLLDIPGWQEMDKGSAAQAVEVSAYPDRYRNYEPVAETILDTLTSGAGLGSGGPVSGSSQVVFPLPEGSWVLTDEFGPRIHPITGEQSFHTGTDFAAPDGTPILAAAGGVVTVAEFTGGYGGLIVVEHDLGGESVATAYAHSWQDGIHVAPGDTVTAGQHIGDVGSSGMSTGPHLHFEVRLGGTGGEHTDPAVWLNDHNAADLPEATGGGPTEGCQGGNAAFDPETGIAPPVRNPDGSWPAESCSLPDPTQPGRQGACVTPRTATIAAQIEAMQVGDNGITCWDPHAWNPTSDHPKGKACDIVFGTIGQFPAGADKDNGDQLADWLVANAETWAVSYVIWQGRIWTAARADDGWRPYTGGGIYDPSDPTGGHFDHIHLSVE from the coding sequence ATGAAGAAGGCAGTCCTCGTTCTGGTCGCGCTGATGCTGCTCGGCCCCATGCTCGGCTTGCTCGGGATCGGCGTGCTGATGAACCCTGCCGCCAACGCCGCCTGCACCATCAACGGCGGCGGGATCAGCGTCGGGAATGTTCCCGACGAGCTGACCGTCACCACGCAAGACGGCACCACGTTCACGCTGAACCGCCAGCAACTCACCCACGCGGCCACGATCATCGAGGTCGGCTCGGGCATCGAGGGGGTGGGCCGCGACGGTATCCAGATCGCGCTCATGGCGGCACTGACCGAATCGACGCTGCGGATGCTCGCAAACACCGGCGCATACCCCGAGTCCGGCACCTATCCGAACGACGGCAATGGCTCGGATCATGACTCGCTCGGTCTGTTTCAGATGAGGCCGGCGACGGGCTGGGGCACGGTCGCGGAGTTGATGGACTCGACCTATCAGGCCAGGGCCTTCTTCGGCGGCCCGACCGGGCCGAACCATCCATCCCCGAGAGGGCTCTTGGACATTCCCGGCTGGCAGGAGATGGACAAGGGATCGGCCGCGCAAGCGGTCGAAGTCAGCGCCTACCCGGATCGTTACCGCAACTACGAGCCGGTCGCGGAGACCATCCTCGACACGCTCACCAGCGGCGCGGGTTTGGGCAGCGGTGGCCCGGTCTCGGGGTCGTCGCAGGTGGTTTTCCCCTTGCCGGAAGGGTCGTGGGTGCTCACCGACGAGTTCGGGCCGCGCATCCATCCGATCACCGGGGAGCAGTCCTTTCACACGGGCACAGACTTCGCGGCCCCGGACGGCACACCGATCCTCGCCGCCGCCGGCGGGGTGGTGACCGTCGCGGAGTTCACCGGCGGGTACGGCGGGCTGATCGTGGTCGAACACGACCTCGGCGGCGAAAGTGTCGCCACCGCCTACGCGCACTCCTGGCAGGACGGCATCCACGTCGCCCCCGGCGATACGGTGACCGCCGGGCAGCACATCGGCGACGTCGGCTCATCCGGCATGAGCACCGGCCCGCATCTGCATTTCGAGGTTCGTCTCGGCGGCACCGGCGGGGAGCACACCGACCCAGCCGTCTGGCTCAACGACCACAATGCGGCCGACCTGCCCGAGGCCACCGGCGGCGGGCCGACCGAGGGCTGTCAAGGCGGGAACGCCGCGTTCGATCCCGAGACCGGCATCGCCCCGCCGGTGCGGAACCCCGACGGGTCGTGGCCTGCCGAGTCGTGCTCGCTGCCCGATCCGACCCAGCCGGGCCGTCAGGGTGCGTGCGTCACGCCGCGCACCGCGACCATTGCCGCGCAGATCGAGGCGATGCAGGTCGGAGACAACGGCATCACCTGCTGGGATCCGCACGCCTGGAACCCGACCTCGGATCATCCCAAAGGCAAAGCGTGCGACATCGTGTTCGGCACCATCGGCCAGTTCCCTGCGGGAGCCGACAAGGACAACGGCGACCAGCTCGCGGACTGGCTCGTCGCCAACGCCGAGACCTGGGCCGTGTCCTACGTGATCTGGCAGGGCCGCATCTGGACAGCCGCCCGCGCCGACGACGGGTGGCGTCCCTACACCGGCGGCGGGATCTACGACCCCTCCGACCCCACCGGAGGCCACTTCGACCATATCCACCTCTCGGTCGAATAG